One window of Hymenobacter sp. BRD128 genomic DNA carries:
- a CDS encoding thioesterase family protein: protein MPRVKVSLPESFGFAVEIPVRITDLNYGAHLGNDALLSILHEARVQFLASLGAAEFDQASQLGFIMVDVAIEYKGEAFHGDVLHINLAANDQNKYGFDIVYHVKNQSGKEIARAKTGMLCFDYNTRKLRALPPQLAAKLR from the coding sequence ATGCCCCGCGTAAAAGTAAGTTTGCCCGAAAGCTTCGGCTTCGCGGTGGAGATTCCCGTCCGCATCACCGACCTCAATTACGGTGCCCACTTGGGCAACGATGCCTTGCTGAGCATCCTGCACGAGGCGCGGGTGCAGTTTCTAGCCAGCCTCGGCGCGGCCGAGTTCGACCAGGCTAGCCAGCTAGGATTCATCATGGTCGATGTGGCGATAGAGTACAAGGGCGAGGCCTTTCACGGCGACGTGCTGCACATTAATCTGGCCGCTAATGACCAGAATAAATACGGCTTCGACATCGTGTACCACGTCAAAAATCAATCCGGTAAGGAGATAGCCCGCGCCAAAACCGGCATGCTCTGTTTCGACTACAACACCCGCAAGCTGCGTGCCCTACCCCCCCAGCTAGCGGCCAAACTCCGCTAG
- a CDS encoding thiamine phosphate synthase gives MFRLVVLTAPTAPPEEPRLLTELLATGLERLHLRKPSWPAEALENLIEALPVQFHSRLVLHGHPELVRRYGLGGLHLTASQRATIMRRPALLPGQTLSTSFHSLAEIARARRRYNYVFLSPIFDSLSKAGYASNFDLTTVRAFLQKRAASPTRQPQVVALGGIDSQTSKLARTAGFAGAAVLGAIWQSPDPVAAFRELRVGLG, from the coding sequence GTGTTTCGCCTCGTCGTCCTCACCGCGCCCACGGCCCCGCCCGAGGAGCCGCGCCTACTCACCGAGTTGCTGGCAACCGGCCTGGAGCGCCTGCACCTGCGCAAGCCCAGTTGGCCGGCCGAAGCGCTGGAAAACCTCATTGAGGCTCTGCCGGTGCAGTTTCACTCGCGCTTAGTGCTGCACGGCCACCCCGAGTTGGTGCGGCGCTACGGGCTGGGCGGCTTGCACCTCACGGCCAGCCAGCGAGCAACTATTATGCGCCGCCCGGCGCTGTTACCTGGCCAAACGCTCTCCACGTCCTTCCACTCGCTGGCCGAAATAGCCCGCGCACGCCGCCGCTACAACTACGTATTTCTAAGCCCCATTTTCGACAGCCTCAGCAAAGCGGGGTATGCCAGCAATTTTGACCTAACCACCGTGCGGGCTTTTTTACAAAAACGGGCGGCTAGCCCTACCCGCCAACCGCAGGTTGTGGCGCTAGGAGGCATTGATAGCCAAACTAGTAAGCTAGCGCGAACGGCGGGCTTTGCGGGAGCGGCAGTGCTCGGCGCAATTTGGCAAAGCCCCGACCCAGTAGCCGCGTTTCGGGAGTTGCGCGTGGGGCTGGGCTAG
- a CDS encoding DUF2157 domain-containing protein, producing the protein MSRKFLETESPAWVTEGLITEAQRERLLARYPSDAVQAVGLLPLLGSILVGLSALSVVAANWQRLPTPLRLGLLLGSLVAAYAGGEYFLRRGNRRVGHGLIGLGLVLFGAGIILTSQLYQLVGYDVSGLLAWVVVGVLLSYLYESQSLILLPIVIGAAVQTYCTQALGIFSYTIVALVALGSGYRWWRRPDTLLASVLALGLLWQAALWVALSHSKITWFFIPAMLVYAAGDWHRDRAAGRALQGPPLVAAYLFALGLALFGETDQYAGQLRPPVLAYLGALGAVFALSVAGKRQQGRLASLPDWLLLLPGFYLPGGLPLAIATLVVLYVHAGSVLARAHRSGEAEQLTLGTVLFIIATMVAYFKLTWAFLDKSLFFLIGGVLLLSLSWYLRRRNASRLAAGVASAASGSAPTTPPTLPNQPQEPLA; encoded by the coding sequence ATGAGTCGTAAATTTCTCGAAACCGAAAGCCCCGCCTGGGTCACCGAGGGCCTCATCACGGAGGCGCAGCGCGAGCGCCTGCTCGCCCGCTACCCCTCCGATGCCGTGCAGGCCGTGGGGCTGCTGCCGCTACTGGGCAGCATTTTGGTGGGCCTGAGCGCGCTGAGCGTGGTGGCGGCCAACTGGCAGCGCCTACCCACCCCGTTGCGGCTAGGGCTGCTGCTGGGCAGCCTAGTGGCGGCCTATGCGGGCGGCGAGTACTTTTTGCGGCGCGGCAACCGGCGCGTGGGGCACGGGCTCATCGGCCTCGGGCTGGTGCTGTTTGGGGCGGGCATTATCCTCACTAGCCAGCTCTACCAACTGGTGGGCTACGATGTTAGCGGGCTACTGGCCTGGGTAGTGGTGGGCGTGCTGCTGAGCTATCTGTATGAAAGTCAGAGCTTAATTCTGCTGCCGATAGTTATCGGCGCGGCGGTGCAGACATATTGCACCCAGGCGCTGGGTATTTTCAGCTACACCATTGTGGCACTGGTGGCGCTGGGCAGCGGCTACCGTTGGTGGCGCCGCCCCGACACCCTGCTAGCTTCCGTGCTAGCGCTGGGCTTGCTGTGGCAGGCGGCGCTGTGGGTGGCGCTTTCGCACAGCAAAATCACCTGGTTTTTCATCCCGGCCATGCTCGTGTACGCGGCCGGCGACTGGCACCGCGACCGCGCCGCCGGCCGCGCCCTGCAAGGCCCGCCGCTGGTAGCAGCCTACTTGTTTGCGCTGGGGCTAGCCCTGTTTGGCGAAACCGACCAATATGCCGGGCAGCTGCGCCCGCCGGTGCTGGCCTATCTGGGGGCGCTGGGGGCAGTTTTTGCGCTGTCGGTGGCCGGCAAACGGCAGCAGGGCCGGCTGGCTAGCCTGCCCGACTGGCTGTTGCTGTTGCCGGGCTTTTACCTGCCGGGTGGGCTGCCGCTGGCCATTGCCACGCTGGTGGTGCTGTACGTGCACGCCGGCTCGGTGCTGGCCCGCGCCCACCGCTCGGGCGAGGCCGAGCAGCTCACGCTGGGCACGGTGCTGTTCATCATCGCCACCATGGTCGCCTATTTCAAGCTCACCTGGGCTTTCCTTGATAAGTCGCTGTTTTTCTTGATTGGCGGCGTGTTGCTGCTGAGTTTGAGCTGGTATTTGCGCCGCCGCAATGCGAGCCGCCTGGCTGCGGGTGTGGCTTCGGCGGCGAGCGGCAGCGCGCCTACTACGCCGCCCACCTTACCTAATCAGCCCCAAGAACCCCTAGCCTGA
- a CDS encoding thiazole synthase has product MKTQPLVIAGRTFTSRLFTGTGKFSSSALMEEALLASGSELVTVALKRVDVADTNDDILRHLGHPQFSLLPNTSGVRTAKEAVFAAQLAREALETNWLKLEIHPDPKYLLPDPIETLKAAEELVKMGFVVLPYIHADPVLCKRLEEVGVAAVMPLGSPIGSNKGLLTKEFLEIIIGQSKVPVVVDAGIGAPSHAAAALEIGADAVLVNTAIAVAGQPVAMAHAFRTAVEAGRLAYEARLAAPVAHAEAVASSPLTAFLD; this is encoded by the coding sequence ATGAAAACTCAACCGCTGGTAATTGCTGGCCGCACGTTCACCTCGCGGCTATTCACGGGCACGGGCAAGTTCAGCTCGTCGGCCCTGATGGAAGAGGCCCTGTTAGCTTCCGGCTCGGAGCTGGTGACGGTGGCCCTTAAGCGCGTCGACGTGGCCGATACCAACGACGATATCCTGCGCCACCTCGGGCACCCGCAGTTCAGCCTACTGCCTAATACCTCGGGCGTGCGCACCGCCAAGGAGGCGGTTTTCGCTGCCCAGCTAGCCCGCGAGGCGTTGGAAACTAATTGGCTCAAGCTCGAAATTCACCCCGACCCCAAGTACCTGCTGCCCGACCCCATCGAAACCCTGAAAGCCGCCGAGGAGCTGGTGAAGATGGGCTTCGTGGTGCTGCCCTACATCCACGCCGACCCGGTGCTGTGCAAGCGCCTCGAAGAAGTGGGCGTAGCCGCCGTGATGCCGCTAGGCTCGCCCATCGGCTCCAATAAAGGGCTGCTGACTAAGGAGTTTTTGGAAATAATAATCGGCCAGAGCAAGGTGCCGGTGGTGGTGGATGCGGGCATCGGCGCGCCCTCGCACGCGGCGGCGGCGCTGGAAATAGGCGCCGATGCGGTGCTCGTGAACACGGCCATCGCCGTGGCCGGGCAGCCGGTGGCTATGGCGCACGCATTTAGAACGGCCGTGGAGGCCGGTCGGCTGGCCTATGAGGCGCGGCTGGCCGCGCCGGTGGCGCACGCCGAGGCGGTGGCCAGCTCGCCGCTCACTGCTTTCTTGGATTGA
- the bshC gene encoding bacillithiol biosynthesis cysteine-adding enzyme BshC: protein MAAADCITLPYAATGAFSGLLTDYLAQKPALAPFYHRFPELASFTAQIEEKRASYSPEARQRLVADLRAQYAELGGEVPPAVAANLELLARDTTFTITTGHQLNLFTGPLYFVYKIITAIKLSQELKAAHPDYDFVPVYWLATEDHDFAEINHFQLFGKTHSWAGPGEGGLGGPVGRLPLAGLQEELLSQLPPEVPAAFRDAYTNSQTLSEATRRLATGLFGEYGLVCLDADRPTLKQALKPLLEKEIKEQFSNQAVQATNARLTAAGYKPQVYSRPLNLFFLTDEGKRERLEPDAAPGADCTQVTVRGTARCHSQAELLALATAEPERFSPNVVLRPVYQEILLPNLAYIGGGAEVAYWFQLKDVFAALGVPYPIMLPRNSAMYLSRANAGKLAKLGLSTFDIFKPLAELKKQVGAQLGQEEISLAAQQQALAAAFEQVQALAQRLDPTLVKSVAAEAQKAAGSLAGLEKRLSKAAEAKHETAYAQLTSLKDKLFPEGGLQERTDNVLSIMINNPGFIRQLLACFEPLALEFAVVHEV from the coding sequence ATGGCCGCTGCCGACTGTATTACCCTGCCCTACGCCGCTACCGGCGCCTTTTCGGGCCTGCTGACTGATTACCTGGCCCAGAAGCCGGCGCTAGCCCCTTTCTACCACCGCTTTCCAGAACTGGCTAGCTTCACGGCCCAAATCGAGGAGAAACGGGCGAGTTACTCGCCCGAAGCCCGCCAGCGCCTCGTGGCCGACCTGCGCGCCCAATACGCCGAGCTGGGTGGCGAGGTGCCGCCCGCCGTGGCCGCCAACCTGGAGCTGCTGGCCCGCGATACCACGTTTACCATCACCACGGGGCACCAGCTCAACCTGTTTACCGGGCCGCTGTACTTTGTGTATAAGATAATTACGGCCATCAAGCTGAGCCAGGAGCTGAAGGCCGCGCATCCCGACTACGACTTTGTGCCGGTGTACTGGCTAGCCACCGAGGACCACGATTTTGCCGAAATCAATCATTTCCAGCTCTTCGGCAAAACGCACAGCTGGGCGGGCCCTGGCGAAGGGGGCCTCGGCGGCCCCGTCGGCCGCCTACCCTTAGCGGGCCTGCAAGAGGAATTATTGAGCCAGCTGCCGCCTGAAGTGCCCGCCGCCTTCCGCGACGCTTACACTAACAGTCAAACCCTGAGCGAGGCCACGCGCCGACTGGCCACCGGCTTGTTTGGCGAATACGGCCTGGTGTGCCTCGATGCCGACCGGCCGACGCTTAAGCAGGCCTTGAAGCCACTGCTGGAGAAGGAGATAAAAGAGCAGTTTTCCAACCAGGCGGTGCAGGCCACCAACGCCCGCCTCACGGCCGCCGGCTACAAGCCGCAGGTGTATTCGCGCCCGCTCAACCTGTTTTTCCTCACCGACGAAGGCAAGCGCGAGCGCCTGGAGCCCGACGCTGCCCCCGGCGCCGACTGCACCCAGGTAACGGTGCGCGGCACCGCCCGCTGCCACTCGCAGGCCGAGCTGCTGGCCCTGGCCACTGCTGAGCCCGAGCGCTTTAGCCCCAACGTGGTGCTGCGCCCGGTGTACCAAGAAATTCTGCTGCCCAACCTCGCCTACATCGGCGGCGGGGCCGAGGTGGCGTACTGGTTTCAGCTGAAAGACGTGTTTGCGGCGCTCGGTGTGCCCTATCCCATCATGCTGCCCCGTAACTCGGCCATGTACCTGAGCCGTGCCAACGCCGGCAAGCTAGCCAAGCTAGGCCTGAGCACGTTCGACATTTTCAAGCCCCTAGCGGAGCTGAAAAAACAAGTCGGCGCGCAGCTGGGCCAAGAGGAAATCAGCCTAGCCGCGCAGCAGCAAGCCCTGGCCGCCGCCTTCGAGCAGGTGCAGGCCCTGGCCCAACGCCTCGACCCCACGCTGGTGAAGTCGGTAGCGGCCGAAGCCCAGAAGGCCGCCGGCAGCCTGGCCGGCCTCGAAAAGCGCCTCAGCAAAGCCGCCGAGGCCAAGCATGAGACCGCCTACGCCCAGCTCACATCCCTCAAGGATAAGCTCTTTCCGGAAGGTGGCTTGCAGGAACGCACCGACAATGTGCTCAGCATTATGATTAATAATCCTGGTTTTATCAGGCAGCTACTGGCTTGTTTTGAGCCGCTGGCGCTGGAGTTTGCGGTAGTGCATGAGGTATAA
- the thiH gene encoding 2-iminoacetate synthase ThiH encodes MSFRPVFEAHPWDDVKASIYAKTAADVERALAAPRRTLDDFKALISPAAAPYLEQMAQASHRLTRNRFGNTMQLYVPLYLSNECQNICTYCGFSLDNKLKRRTLSSVEMLTEAAVLKDWGYGHVLLVTGEANQTVGVDYLEKALKTLRPHFAHLSMEVQPLDQADYERLIPEGLNTVLVYQETYHQEDYKKHHPKGKKSNFQYRLDTPDRLGRAGIHKMGLGVLIGLEDWRTDCFYTALHLDYLEKTYWQTKYSLSFPRLRPAEGLLQPKVEMSDRELVQLICAYRLLNEEVELSLSTRENPAFRDQVIKLGITSISAGSKTNPGGYAVAPESLEQFEISDERSPAEIAAMLRRQGYEPVWKDWDAALA; translated from the coding sequence ATGAGCTTTCGCCCCGTTTTTGAGGCCCACCCGTGGGACGATGTCAAGGCCAGTATCTACGCCAAAACGGCGGCCGACGTGGAGCGCGCCCTAGCCGCGCCGCGCCGCACGCTCGACGATTTTAAGGCGCTCATCTCGCCCGCCGCCGCGCCTTACCTGGAGCAGATGGCGCAGGCTAGCCATCGCCTCACGCGCAATCGCTTTGGCAATACCATGCAGCTGTATGTGCCGCTGTACTTGAGTAATGAGTGCCAGAATATCTGCACCTATTGCGGCTTTAGCCTCGATAACAAGCTAAAACGGCGTACCCTGAGTAGCGTGGAGATGTTAACTGAAGCGGCCGTGCTCAAGGACTGGGGCTACGGCCACGTGCTGCTCGTGACGGGCGAAGCCAACCAGACGGTGGGCGTCGATTACTTGGAGAAAGCGTTAAAAACCCTGCGCCCGCACTTCGCTCATTTGTCGATGGAGGTGCAGCCGCTCGACCAAGCCGACTACGAGCGCCTCATTCCCGAAGGCCTTAATACGGTGCTGGTGTACCAGGAAACTTACCACCAAGAGGACTACAAAAAGCACCACCCCAAAGGCAAAAAGTCTAACTTCCAGTACCGCCTCGATACGCCCGACCGCCTCGGCCGGGCCGGCATCCACAAGATGGGGCTAGGGGTGCTCATCGGCCTGGAGGACTGGCGCACCGACTGCTTCTATACCGCGCTGCACCTCGACTACCTCGAAAAGACCTACTGGCAGACCAAGTACAGCCTCTCTTTCCCGCGCCTGCGGCCGGCCGAGGGCCTGCTTCAGCCCAAGGTGGAAATGAGCGACCGCGAGCTGGTGCAGCTCATTTGCGCCTACCGCCTGCTGAATGAAGAAGTCGAGCTATCGCTCTCAACCCGCGAAAACCCGGCCTTCCGCGACCAGGTTATCAAACTAGGCATCACCAGTATTAGCGCGGGTTCGAAGACCAATCCGGGCGGCTACGCGGTGGCGCCCGAGTCGCTGGAGCAGTTCGAGATTTCCGATGAGCGCAGTCCGGCCGAAATAGCCGCCATGCTGCGCCGCCAGGGCTACGAGCCAGTGTGGAAGGATTGGGACGCGGCGCTGGCCTAG
- a CDS encoding 5-formyltetrahydrofolate cyclo-ligase, producing the protein METTKAALRRAALARRRALTSAEVAQRSQQLANLLFANFPVAHWRWLHVFLPLAQKNEPDTWPLIHRIWAEELPVRLAAPVVQPNGIALKHYELTPTTPLVTSHWGIPEPVANPAAEVAPAQLDAVLVPLLACDQQGQRVGYGGGFYDRFLAACRPDALFTGLNLLDDAPVPALADVLPTDVPLHACLTPGGVWNFC; encoded by the coding sequence ATGGAAACCACTAAAGCCGCCCTGCGCCGCGCCGCGCTAGCCCGCCGCCGAGCGCTGACCAGCGCCGAGGTAGCCCAGCGCAGCCAGCAACTGGCCAACCTGCTATTTGCCAATTTTCCAGTGGCGCATTGGCGCTGGCTACACGTTTTCCTACCCCTAGCCCAGAAGAACGAGCCCGATACCTGGCCGCTCATTCACCGCATTTGGGCCGAAGAACTGCCGGTGCGACTGGCCGCGCCCGTAGTGCAGCCAAACGGCATCGCGCTGAAACACTATGAGTTGACCCCAACTACGCCGTTAGTAACCAGCCACTGGGGCATTCCGGAGCCGGTGGCTAACCCGGCCGCTGAGGTAGCGCCCGCACAGCTCGATGCGGTGCTGGTGCCGCTGCTAGCCTGCGACCAGCAGGGCCAGCGCGTGGGCTACGGCGGCGGATTCTACGACCGGTTTTTGGCCGCGTGCCGGCCCGATGCGCTGTTCACTGGACTGAATCTGCTGGATGACGCGCCGGTGCCGGCCCTGGCCGATGTGCTGCCTACCGATGTGCCGCTGCACGCCTGCCTGACGCCGGGCGGGGTGTGGAATTTTTGCTAG
- a CDS encoding biopolymer transporter ExbD, with protein MPSNPPPPKPAKNRARKHSFRLDMTPMVDLAFLLLTFFMLTTTFAKPRVMQLQMPVKPQVDDQNTPLPASKAMTIILGSGHQAYYYFGLTQPDDPSVPVPTLHTTNFGPKGIRQALLAWGQRRPTPVVLIKAGPRAKYSDMVDILDEMNITGQKKYALTDLTAADRQLLSPSERQ; from the coding sequence CTGCCATCGAACCCTCCGCCCCCAAAGCCGGCAAAAAACCGCGCCCGCAAGCACAGCTTCCGCCTCGACATGACACCGATGGTGGACCTGGCGTTTCTGCTGCTCACGTTTTTTATGCTCACGACCACCTTCGCCAAGCCCCGCGTGATGCAGCTGCAAATGCCTGTCAAGCCGCAGGTGGATGACCAGAATACGCCCTTGCCAGCGTCCAAAGCCATGACGATTATCCTGGGCAGTGGGCACCAGGCATACTACTACTTCGGGCTAACCCAGCCCGACGACCCTAGCGTGCCAGTGCCCACGCTGCACACCACCAACTTTGGTCCCAAAGGCATCCGCCAGGCGCTGCTGGCCTGGGGCCAGCGGCGGCCCACGCCGGTGGTGCTCATCAAGGCCGGGCCGCGGGCCAAGTACAGCGACATGGTCGATATCCTGGACGAGATGAACATCACTGGCCAAAAGAAATACGCCCTCACGGACCTCACGGCGGCCGACCGCCAGCTGCTATCCCCTAGCGAGCGGCAGTAG
- a CDS encoding GDYXXLXY domain-containing protein — translation MPTRHTPSHRLLLRLLVAAQVLYVLGVAGAGYATTAYGQHIWLATAPVELHSLQYESFVRLRYTAAEAPLTTWRGASPPQRRQAVYVLLNTGPDSLATVAGVYDQTLNPNPGQAVLRGWVTEVYNHSLGLRYNLERYYVPGDSPLRLGKTSPAVRVRVSIAPWGQARIERVELLQNPTAAR, via the coding sequence ATGCCCACCCGCCACACTCCTTCTCACCGCTTGCTGCTGCGGCTGCTGGTAGCGGCGCAGGTGCTCTACGTGCTGGGCGTGGCCGGCGCGGGCTACGCCACTACGGCCTACGGCCAGCACATTTGGCTAGCCACGGCGCCCGTCGAGCTGCATAGCCTGCAATACGAAAGCTTTGTGCGCCTGCGCTATACGGCCGCCGAGGCGCCGCTCACCACCTGGCGTGGGGCTAGCCCGCCCCAGCGGCGCCAGGCCGTGTACGTGCTCCTAAACACCGGCCCCGATAGCCTCGCCACCGTGGCCGGCGTCTACGATCAAACGCTGAATCCCAACCCCGGTCAAGCCGTGCTGCGCGGCTGGGTCACCGAGGTTTACAACCACTCGCTGGGTTTGCGCTACAACCTGGAGCGCTACTACGTGCCTGGCGATAGCCCCCTACGCCTCGGCAAAACCAGCCCCGCCGTGCGCGTGCGCGTCAGCATTGCGCCCTGGGGCCAGGCCCGTATCGAGCGCGTTGAACTGCTCCAGAATCCTACTGCCGCTCGCTAG
- the mnmD gene encoding tRNA (5-methylaminomethyl-2-thiouridine)(34)-methyltransferase MnmD, with translation MSSEQADYASKIEVRTTADGSPTLYVPALDEHYHSRHGAAQESRHVFIEAGLQPLLWENSGQLDYPLQVLEVGLGTGLNALLTLKAARRHCVAVAYDGYETMPLPAAAVAALAPQWEDIPALRDAFAQLHTAPWNEPLALTIIFSLTKRLAEVQNAALPANHYNLIYFDAFAPEKQPELWTEAIFAKLYAAAAPGAVLVSYCAQGQFRRNLRAAGWLTEKLPGPPGKREMTRARKPAAGSSADF, from the coding sequence ATGAGCAGTGAGCAAGCTGACTATGCGTCAAAAATAGAGGTGCGCACCACCGCCGACGGTTCGCCCACGCTCTACGTGCCCGCCTTGGATGAGCACTACCACTCGCGCCACGGCGCGGCGCAGGAGTCGCGGCACGTGTTTATCGAGGCGGGATTACAGCCGCTTTTGTGGGAAAACAGTGGTCAGCTGGACTACCCACTACAGGTACTGGAAGTGGGCCTTGGCACCGGTCTCAATGCCCTGCTAACCTTAAAAGCTGCTCGGAGACACTGCGTGGCAGTAGCTTACGATGGCTACGAAACCATGCCTCTGCCTGCTGCTGCCGTTGCTGCCCTTGCCCCACAGTGGGAAGACATTCCTGCATTGCGCGACGCCTTTGCACAGTTGCATACTGCGCCCTGGAATGAGCCGTTAGCCCTCACAATCATTTTTAGCCTTACCAAACGGCTAGCCGAAGTGCAAAACGCCGCCTTGCCTGCTAATCACTACAACCTTATCTATTTCGACGCCTTCGCCCCCGAAAAGCAGCCCGAGCTGTGGACCGAGGCCATATTTGCTAAGCTCTACGCCGCCGCCGCGCCCGGCGCGGTGCTGGTGAGCTACTGCGCCCAGGGTCAGTTTCGGCGCAACCTGCGGGCCGCCGGCTGGCTCACTGAAAAGCTGCCTGGCCCGCCCGGCAAGCGCGAAATGACCCGCGCCCGCAAACCGGCGGCGGGCAGTAGCGCGGACTTTTAG
- a CDS encoding carboxypeptidase-like regulatory domain-containing protein, whose amino-acid sequence MLRSALFAFSLFLFATAAALAQAISGRVTDARTGQPLPFVNIGVVGKALGTVSNEQGQYGLAFQEKLAADTVRVSYLGYQPRLLTLRQLQEQPNLALSPAAVALAEVRVQGKSRTWRDRQLGFSGNSENSTLSLEPKDLGAETGTVIYLKRKPTNVLKANFNVAYNHVGNVTLRVNLYRLDAKDHPTNEKLLHREVILRTAAAHGPISVDLTPDNLLLSENFFLSLEWVGGAGADAAALQKGLAFSAGIGYADNDIYYRVTSQASWERISAGAVLAGMQPKLSFYVSAQD is encoded by the coding sequence ATGCTCCGCTCCGCCCTCTTCGCCTTTTCCCTATTTTTATTCGCTACGGCCGCCGCGCTGGCCCAAGCCATCAGCGGGCGCGTGACGGACGCCCGCACCGGGCAGCCGCTGCCGTTTGTGAATATCGGGGTGGTGGGCAAGGCGCTGGGCACCGTCAGCAACGAGCAGGGGCAGTACGGGCTGGCCTTCCAGGAAAAGCTGGCGGCCGATACGGTGCGCGTTTCCTACCTCGGCTACCAGCCGCGGCTGCTCACGCTGCGGCAGTTGCAAGAGCAGCCCAACTTGGCGCTAAGCCCGGCGGCCGTGGCGCTAGCCGAGGTGCGGGTGCAGGGCAAAAGCCGCACCTGGCGCGACCGCCAGCTGGGCTTCAGTGGCAACTCGGAAAACTCCACGCTTAGCCTCGAACCCAAGGACCTGGGCGCCGAAACGGGCACCGTTATCTACCTCAAGCGCAAGCCTACCAACGTGTTAAAGGCTAACTTCAACGTGGCCTACAACCACGTGGGCAACGTGACGTTGCGCGTGAACCTCTACCGCCTCGATGCCAAAGACCATCCCACCAACGAGAAGCTGCTGCACCGCGAGGTAATACTGCGCACCGCCGCCGCCCACGGCCCCATTTCGGTAGACCTGACGCCCGATAACCTGCTGCTGAGCGAGAACTTCTTCCTGTCGCTGGAGTGGGTGGGCGGGGCCGGGGCCGATGCTGCCGCGCTGCAAAAAGGGCTGGCCTTTTCGGCCGGCATTGGCTACGCCGACAACGACATCTACTACCGCGTCACTAGTCAGGCGAGTTGGGAGCGCATTTCGGCCGGCGCGGTGCTAGCGGGCATGCAGCCCAAGCTCAGCTTCTACGTGTCGGCTCAGGATTAA
- a CDS encoding thiamine phosphate synthase: MKISRLQYITTSAQAAELACRGRVNWVQLRVKNLPAAEWKQRALDVQVVCRHHGATFILNDNPALALEIGADGVHLGKQDMPPAEARALLGPDFVIGGTANTFADIEGLVAAGVEYIGLGPFRFTTTKEKLSPILGLSGYAEIMAQCRAAGFTTPVVGIGGVGLADVAELLAAGLHGVAVSGAIGGAANPTEAAQLFVEEVSSPQSIASL; this comes from the coding sequence ATGAAAATCAGTCGGCTACAGTATATTACGACGAGCGCCCAGGCGGCCGAGCTGGCTTGCCGGGGCAGGGTGAATTGGGTGCAGCTGCGGGTTAAAAACCTGCCGGCCGCCGAGTGGAAGCAGCGCGCCCTCGACGTGCAGGTAGTCTGCCGCCACCACGGCGCCACCTTCATTCTCAACGACAACCCGGCGCTAGCCCTCGAAATCGGCGCCGATGGCGTGCACCTGGGCAAGCAGGATATGCCGCCGGCCGAGGCGCGGGCGCTGCTAGGGCCGGACTTTGTTATCGGCGGCACCGCTAACACGTTTGCCGATATTGAGGGGCTAGTGGCGGCCGGCGTTGAGTACATCGGGCTAGGGCCGTTTCGCTTCACCACGACCAAGGAAAAGCTAAGTCCGATTCTGGGGCTAAGTGGCTACGCCGAAATCATGGCGCAGTGCCGGGCAGCTGGTTTCACGACGCCGGTGGTCGGTATCGGAGGGGTAGGGCTGGCCGATGTGGCGGAGTTACTAGCCGCCGGTTTGCATGGCGTGGCCGTGTCGGGGGCCATTGGTGGCGCGGCTAACCCTACGGAGGCGGCCCAGCTTTTTGTGGAAGAAGTATCTAGCCCTCAGTCAATAGCAAGCTTATGA
- a CDS encoding hydroxymethylpyrimidine/phosphomethylpyrimidine kinase gives MRPYALTIAGFDPSAGAGVLADVKTMEASGVYGLAACTALTVQNDVAFERVNWVPLADIQDQVQLLLVRFPVKFIKIGLFESLPLLLELIRWLKAYNPAVQLIWDPVLQATAGYEFHARPDIELLQAICCELALLTPNRPEALRLLPAASPEAAAETLAVWCPVLLKGGHAEGDFATDVLLMPEVRHTLASPRLPHGEKHGSGCVLSAAILARLALGDDLPEACWQGKTYTAAFLGSNDTWLGYHSFLEVL, from the coding sequence ATGCGCCCTTACGCCCTCACCATTGCCGGCTTCGACCCCAGCGCCGGGGCCGGCGTGCTGGCCGATGTCAAGACAATGGAGGCTAGCGGCGTGTATGGGCTAGCCGCTTGCACCGCCCTCACGGTGCAGAACGACGTGGCGTTTGAGCGCGTGAACTGGGTGCCGCTGGCCGACATTCAGGACCAAGTTCAACTATTGCTGGTGCGGTTTCCGGTCAAGTTTATCAAAATTGGTCTTTTCGAAAGTTTGCCACTGCTGCTGGAGTTAATTCGCTGGCTCAAAGCATATAACCCAGCTGTGCAACTCATCTGGGACCCGGTGCTACAGGCCACGGCCGGCTACGAGTTTCACGCCCGGCCCGACATCGAACTGCTGCAAGCCATTTGCTGCGAGCTGGCACTCCTCACCCCCAACCGGCCCGAGGCGCTGCGCCTGCTGCCCGCCGCTAGCCCCGAGGCCGCCGCCGAAACACTGGCCGTCTGGTGCCCGGTGCTGCTGAAAGGTGGCCACGCCGAGGGCGACTTTGCCACCGACGTGCTGCTCATGCCCGAGGTGCGCCACACGCTGGCTAGCCCCCGCCTGCCGCACGGCGAGAAGCACGGCAGCGGCTGCGTGCTGTCGGCCGCCATCTTGGCCCGGCTGGCGCTGGGCGACGACTTGCCCGAAGCCTGCTGGCAGGGTAAGACCTACACGGCCGCCTTTTTGGGCAGCAACGATACATGGCTAGGGTATCATTCTTTTTTAGAAGTATTATGA